The stretch of DNA CGgattcatgtttaaaatgatgccattcattattcaccctcatgttgttcattgTGAAATAAATCTTTCTTCTCCAAGTTGGCCTGGATGCAGCAGGGAAGACCACAGTCCTCTACAAACTCAAACTGGGGAAGTCGTCACAACAATTCCAACTATTGGTAGGAAAACAAGATGTTTACAACAACAAACAAGCTACAGCTGAACCAGAACTAAATAAATCAATGCTAGTTTAACCAATTCTGTTATTAAGTTCATTTTTAAGTTTATAATgaacattatttaattatgtaatataatatatttaattgtttattatgtattttattatatgattattCTGATTCAAAACCGCATACATTCAGTGTGTACTGGTCCTCAATGTTATTAAATGACTAATTTTGTCATCTGTATCCTCTCTAGGGTTTAATGTTGAGACCATTGAGTATAAAAACATCTCTTTCACTGTTTGGGATGTCGGTGGCCAAACCAAAATTAGAGCCCTTTGGAAACACTACTATCAGAACACCAGGGTAACTTCACGAGTTTATCATTTGCTACTTACGTGATTTTCCAGTTTATTTTCCACAGACAAATGTGCTTTTATTAGCAAATCAATGTTATTTAGTgaatgtttttctttgttgtatTTCAGGGTCTGATCTTTGTGGTGGACAGCAGTGATCGTGACAGGATTGAAACAGCAGCAGAGGAACTCAATATGATGGTGAGTCTGATATGATCCCTTATATTGCTTTCAATAGAGAGATGTTTTCTACAACAAATGGTCTGAAAGCATCTCTAAATCCATTTTGAACTCTTTTCAGCTGCAGGAGGATGAGATGAGAGATGCAGTTGTGTTAGTTCTTGCTAACAAGCAGGATTTACCCAAAGCCATGCCAGTCTCTGAGCTGACAGAGAAACTGGGTTTACATGCACTCAGATCAAGACAGGTGAGTCCCAGTTTATTATTCACATGTAAATGCACTTAATAATGTCAGGTGTATGTCTGAGGTAACTCTTGTTGCTCTGTGTCTCTCAGTGGTATGTTCAGGCGACGTGTGCGGTTCAAGGATCAGGTTTATATGAAGGACTGGATTGGCTCTCTGATCGGCTGTCCAATCGATAAAAACACTGATGTTGTGGCCTGAGATCAAACTGAACGTATATTTTACGCACTCCTACTCTactgtgtattattattttctactATGAAGTGTATTGTTCATTTACTACTGTAAAGACCATATGTTGTATATATCATGTCTGTTTTAGTATGTGGACTTTGAAAGAAAGGGTTGATGTCTGCCTGGAATATTTATCTGTGCCTTTCAAATacctgtaaatatttatttaccaATAAAATGATGGCTTGTTGCTTACTTAAATCTAATTTACTAAACAATAATTACACATTAGAAATctgaaaatgactgaaaaataaaaacagtgtcgAGTAAATGAAAACACAGAGAAAATTCTCCCTTAAATCATGTAAGATCACGTTACAAACAATATATAACCTGGAGTGTTggataaattattcaaaaatagctttcaatacaaatgactaattaattTACTAAAATCGTAATCAAGTGTCTTCACTGACTATGTggaaaaagtaattacattacaaatgacttaacctttaattactttctaaaacagttttcacagaaaggtttgtgtttccttcttgttcattgtcgcacgtccttcagctgtcacagaaacacaaacagacgaGCATATGAACAAAATTCATCTTTTCTACATTAATACTATTTTAGAAATTCATGTAACCCAGGTACTATACATACAagtaattacagtttttttcaattgCTTACTAAAATTAAAACTTTCCCACAATTAGCAAAACCTTACACTCAAAGAGCAAAACACCGGCCTAGATTTGCACAACTGTAAGCACATTGTCTGTTTCACTCTTTTTGCAAAACAGAACACACTTGTATACATCAGACACCGAAATTTATCATGATGTCATTTCCTTGCAATTTCAAAGCAAAGGCTTTCAAATGAACACACCCATGAACCAATTGGTTAAACACAGCCACCAGGTGTGCACACACACCAGTGTAATTGTAGACACACCAATCAGGTTGAAGCATTATAAAAAGGCAACAGGTAAATTCACCTGTCTTCAAAAAAAATGGACGGTGTCAGAGGAAGAGGGCGGATGAGAGGAGTAATCCAGAGAGAACAAGGTAaagggagagggagaggaagaCCTGGAGGAGGGGTAGGACATGCACAAAGAAGAAGACAACTAAATCTGTATAACGAAATTCGTGCTACAATTGTGGACCATGTAATAAACCACGGACTAACACTGAGGGAGGCTGGACTGAGAGTACAGCCTAACCTAAGCAGGTACACGGTGGCATCAATAGTTCGGACATTTCGTCAAGAGCACAGGTGAGAAACTCATCTTCTGTCAACAGAAAATCCATCGCTTACTGCATGTACTATATCAACAGTTTTGTGCCATTTGAGAGACATTCAGACAGGGTGAAAGTCTTGCGGCATGAATATGTGGTGGaatgttttgttcactgactgtagtattgtgtactgcACACATAAcctttttactgtcattttactgtatagcagACCTACAGTACATTGATCTACACAATGTGATCTTTTGCTGTATTTCAGTCCCGCATGAGTTAATATTCATTGATGAGGCTGGATTTAACCTGACAACAGTGAGTAGAAGGGGAAGAAACATAATTGGCCACAGGGCTATTGTCAATGTACCAGGGCAACGTGGGGGTAACATTACCCTTTGTGCTGCCATTACACAGAATGGGGTCCTCCACAGCCATGCCAACTTGGGTCCTTACAACACTGACCTTATTCTTACATTTTTAGACCGATTACACAATATTATCACAGCAGCAAACCAATGGGACCAGATACAATACATTGTCGTCTGGGACAATGTTAGCTTTCCATCATTCTGCTCTGGTCCAAAACTGGTTTCATCAACAACCACAATTTACAGTTCAATACCTTCCACCATACTCCCCCTTCCTAAACCCCATCAAGGAGTTCTTATCAGCATGGCGGTGGAAGGTTTATGATCTCCGGCCCTATGTCCAGATGACCCTCATTCAAGCTATGGAGGAAGCATGTGATCAAATTGAAGCAGCATCCATACAAGGGTGGATTCGTCACTCCAAAAGATTCTTCCCACGTTGCCTTGCAAACCTGCCTGTGATGTTGACGAGGCCCTGTGGCCAAATCCAGCTAGGCGGAGAGATGTTTAGGTTATTTTTCATATTGGTATTTTatcaatacaactccagtggtataatccatgtcttcagaagtgatatgataggtgtgtccgagaaacagataaatattagtctttttttctttcttttttttttttttacaataaatctccacttttactttcacttccacattccacttcttcttttgtttatttgcatctgcattctttgtgcatatcaccacataTTGGTGTTGGTCTCAGGTGTAGATTAAtcgtaaaaataatttaaatattgatctgtttctcacccacacctaccataatcacttctgaagtcatggattaaaccactggattacttttatgctgcctttatctgcttttggaccttcaaagttctgatcccccattcacttgcattgtatggaccaaacagagctgaaatattctcctaaaaatcttcatttgtgttctgcagaagatagaaagttgtacacatctgggatggcatgagggtgaataaatgatgagaatattttcatttctgggtgaactatccttttgatCTGAAAGTATAACAGTTAATGACTTAGACATGTGTTATTCTTTGCTCTCATGATCAGTTTGAAGAGACTGaaatttatgatttttaaaaaaaaaaaaaaaaaaatatttatttttttatatttaatatttagttaaagAATAAAAAGTTCTTGTGTATGAAGTATTTCGGCTCTTCGCGGTCTCTCGTGATGTGGCACCTGTGACGTCATTGTGTCCGCTTTGGAGCCGAATGTGACGTAGTAGAGAAACAGACGCTtgccgcacacaaacacacattcaccgGACATAGATGAAGAGTGAAAGAAAACAGAAGGAAGAGTGTTTGTAACTCATCCGACCATCGCGTTCAGATCAGTTCTGAAGAACTGAAAGCTGCTGTCTCTGCTAGTTTTTGAAATTGTCCTGTTTTTGAGTTGTTTTAACATGGGTCTGGCCATTTCAGGCGTCTTCTCACGTATGTTTGGGAAAAAGCAGATGCGAATTCTCATGGGTGGGTTACAAACTGTTTATGTGAGCTAGCTTCGATAAATGAATTCAATTTTAgtccaaatattttaattaaaggttGTTTTTAAAGCTGTTTGTTTATAATGCATATTTAAATGGAAAAGACGGGAGTTTGTTTACATTCATTGGAGTTTCCAAGAGAATATGAGAGTTTTCAATCAGCCCAAAGTTTCCCAAGATATCTCATTTAATGTGATACATTTTTATAGTTGGTCTGGATGCAGCTGGGAAAACCACAATCTTGTACAAACTCAAACTGGGAGAAATAGTCACAACAATTCCAACTATAGGTAAGTCAGATATAGGATGAAATGCTACACACGTCTGTTTTATCGAAACTAATGACCCATTTTACATTTTAGTTAAAGTTAGAGTTATGGCTAAAAATAATGTTACATGAGGCGTCTCCTTAGAATTGAATCTTATATGTATAGATTATACCAGGGATAAAGgatgaattttatgagaaatatatcacaattcacccaaaaatctataGATGAAAATAGCTTAATTTTTTAAATGCAGAACATAATTGTAATATTTcagtcttttgattttggggtgaaatatgaccccaCGGTTTTGTGAGATTCGACCTGATAACTTCAGTTCATCATCTTAGCATCTCTGCTAAAGCATAACGCAGCAAaacctgtgtgtattttcaggTTTTAACGTCGAGACGGTTGAGTACAAGAACATTTGCTTCACCGTGTGGGATGTGGGTGGTCAGGATAAGATCAGGCCGCTCTGGAGACACTACTTCCAGAATACGCAGGTAAACAGACACTTGGCTTCGCTCACATTACACCAGGCTGTTACCTCGCACACTATTACGAACAATATAGTCACAGCGTTCCTGCCCATGGTCTCACCACTGGTGTGGACTGTGCTCATTCTTCCATGGTGTTCCTGATTGAGTTAGTTCGTCCAGCCTGGTGAGCCGACTGCCGAGACAACACATGCTGTTATGTAGTTGTATTTTGCCTGCGTGCCATCGGTGTGCATTGTATGTGGATATTGGTGTTAATATTCAGATTATATTAAGCTGGGGACTGCCTTGATTTAGAGAACTTAACAGTTTCTCTTCATTTCTCGtacttctctttttctttttgcacCATGTTTGTGCATCATTATTTAGGTCACTATGGAATATCTTATGTGTACTTTTCCTGAATGATTATATTTGTGGATTATATATGAATTGGGCAACAACTTTAGAGATGATTTTGGCTCGTAGTTCTTCTGGCCAACCAAGATGAGTTTGGAGATACTGAGGCCAGTGAGACACAAAAAAGTGACCCAAAATAAGAAACACAAGTTTGTCTGGACTCTTAAACAACCCTGTGAATTGTGTAATCATTGTaatacattgtttttgttttttgagagtTTTTGAAAGGCTGTGTTGTGTTGATACTCAGACATTGTTTGGTTCGGGATTGTTATAAGACTTAAATCTGAAGTCTGAACTTCTGCATTTCATTCAGGCTGAATGACTCATCCGGCGCTATTCAAAcgtaatatttgcatactgaatttggATTGGTCTTGTCTTCCTTGCTTATGCACAGAAGTTACTCTGCAAAGTGTTTATTCTCGAGCACAACGGACAGAAATAATtgtgttttactgcagcattCTTATTTATGTCTTTACACTTGATATTCATATGTATTTGATTGTGATATTTTATGGCTGCAGAATTTGTCTTTCCAATGATGGTGCAGGTGCATGGTTTTTCCTGAACTGAACTTGTCGTGTTGTTTCTTCAGGGTCTGGTTTTTGTTGTGGACAGTAACGATCGTGAGCGAGTGCAGGAAGCTGCTGAAGAGCTTCAGAAGATGGTGAGGAAATGCACACGCCTTTTTGAGATGTAAAACcaccaaaaaaaaatacacattcacaCCCAACATAGCAACAAACTTAACCTCTTTCCGCTTTACTCACTGGGTTCCTCCACTGTATCAgtacaagtaaaaaaaacttacatTGCTAAAGACGATATGACATCAAAATTGACtaatcttattgtgaatgattcatcaaaagaagaaaaattgttGACGTAGCCACATGGACAGGcatatatattgtaatattaaccaataatatcataacCTAACATTTCAAGATCCAATTAAATTCAGAAAAGTAATGTTAAGGCCCGCCTTACCTTATTTCCTGCTGAATATTCTGATTTCTCACAGATGAATGTCACATTATGGATTTAAAATGTGTTGCAAGTACTGTTTCTTGGTGTCTTTAAGTATTTACATTATGGGCCCTGTTTTAAGGGTGCAGCGTAATGTTTTAAATCATACAGTACGTGCAGTCAGTGGGCATGCCCAtgatgttttggtattttcgtctAGGCGCAAGAGGGCTTGGCAAAAATACAcatgcaaagcgctaatgggctgggtcacatgcaatttaattctgaggttctatATAGTCCatttcctgtcaagcaccagcgatataaacaaagacagcacagttGATAGTGTTAATTGACTATGCAATtcgatgtgtttttttttactaaatctgattctccgcggcatccatgcacaactcaccacacgccccacagagagcaagaACCATTTTATAGCaagcacgaggaggttaccccatgtgactctactctccctagcaactgtgccaatttggttgcttgggagacctgactggagtcactcagcacaccctgaattcaaactcacgactccaggtgcgatagtcagcgtcaatactcactgagctacccaggccccaaaatgaaaaatatatttaaaataacaaagaggtcaaaaaaagttttaaacccaaattcaaacattttatcTTCTCCAACTTTAGCCTCTTTTgctgtgacttaaaaatcactctttttcaacagatgaaaaaaaatatgaatacaaattagatcataaatacaaatgaaaatataaacataataataagaaatatagctgcaagcagcgatggctggcccaagccggtggcaccgccacccccgtgcctttagggtcgctgtgcacgatgggcaataacgtaacctcgctttgactgtcgagaagatgtgtgctgtagagcttgcactgCAAAAGTGTGCATTCAGGGCACATGtcgaccacaaagtatgtgtgagcacccttccgatacctaaaatgaaaaatgagacaccctacggtctcatggagttaatggacacatgaaataagtacacaagactgaaaattcatatgaagtgtgccatttgggacagggcctatgaccgtgaaccacaatagtcacatctatgagataattcaaatgaagaataatttttgatgtcataggatgtcataggtcaatatcttttgcagcacttaaatgtgttaatccagaaggccagtatttatctggaggtctttgtacaggtttatcaatgtaattataatttacgcttatgtgttcctatgatatgcaatggaagtacatttttatgtttaacatgggtgtattcacaatacatagcatacaatataatatcttaagattatttatcattatgttaagtacatcacacaaatttgactgtattcacctgtaatgtctccaataagtacagtatattggcctgtatggccatgatatattgccttagctagactttagctaacctattacattagctagtcgctcatgagtcatgaatgttagcaagacacaagttaactatatttgcttttggctaattagctgtatagtcgaggcactgtacacgacgcggagggagggagggagggcgggcctcgacaaaatctcatctaccgacctgatgttttgattttttatttaataaatatatttgtttgacagggaagctgtgcgcaaacaggaatatatatattaatttatttataaaaataaataaaaaacacatcccagaaaaaagggcactttctctcgaggtaGAAatagggcaggtgctcaagccccctttgatgtctatgtgtgcacgtgcctgagggtgagtaaatgatgagagaaatatctttttggggtaaactcattttatttgaaagactatctaggcacataataacactgcattgctgtgactgtttataactatttcaaaatgtacaagctcacactttaaatggtcaatgctttgatttttaaatcattaaaatagcaacagatcagagaaaaaaatggagattgagtgattatttttacattttacatgccattcaaaaacgtggcattttacaacgtaagagagaaataaaaaaaacttaaaataataccatttgtacttttgaatgacttgggatgtctatgttcagggcgatttggagcttcaaagttccaacagagaaattcctccccccccccacacacacacacagacagaatggcagggccactatgtctgtcagagagagacagagagagagaaaaacacagaatgggaggggtcactctgtcagagagagaaaaattccaagaaatccacattcaaaccacaatatctgactttctgttggtcggagctaatgactataaattagaaagttgttcggctcgacgagaacaatatacacgccgagttttgtaactgtagatagaactaagttataacacactttatgtgtccttttttagtcctaaatcaatttccttgccacggccaaaccgttcgagatatcaaaaatccgtccggaatgtagcatcctcaatgtcttgacttcatgccgaccgagtttggtggcgattggattcattctctaggaggaatatatataattccagagcatgtgtttccaaacaacccataatagccgacttcctgttgggctggcgtaaaacttagagcacgaaagttgttcggcccgatgagatctacaagtgtaccgagtttcatattattacatgcaagcatgtttgatatacggacaagtgttcgaatcccattccagggggcgctgtcgagcccccctgccacgcccgggtaccatcttcggcccggccctgatggccgcgggttccgacccgtgtgcaaagattcaagagttttcgagcacgttaagggccccaaaaccttgaaaaacaaaaataaaagcattctcactcatcagccaaatcagcaccctccccacagacacagagagacgtagggtcagtgagagagggagagaaaattctccaaaacatccacattcaaaccaaaatatctgactttctgttggtctgagctaatgactgtaaattagaaagttgtccggctcgatgagaacaatataattactgagttttgtgactgtgggtcaaagtgtaaagcaacccccccacttttgacaaaaggtggcgctactgagcccctgcatcacgcccgtttctgaaactttgcacatgtctactggctaataaatgtgatgtgtctgtcgagtttcatgcaatttcaagtatgctaagagtctcaaaagcatcaaaaaagaatattcgagtttgaagcattgccgcggcaacagtatcgaagatatcaataatcctttcacatgtctacatctgccgtgtgtttacattatacacctaaagtatTAAGtcaatcgggtaaaaataagagggtgatttcaaagcattttgaaagtgacacacttcctactgccagttggtggcgctataactttgactcacaatagtcacatccatgcgatcggcctcttacagcgaacacactgctgaagtttcatcgagatcaattaatgtatgcagaagttataacacacttcctgtttctcttttcgcgccatcatttcgtttcctcgccacggccaaaccgttcgagatatcaaaaatccgccggcaatttttcatcctcaatgtcttgacttcatgctgaccgagtttcgtggtgattggtggaatactctaggaggagtatttcaaattccattgcatgcgttttccaaaaaccctaaatagacgatttcctgttgggctgaggtaaaaagtaaaagtatgaaggatatatgaaacgatgagatctatatgtgtaccgagtttcatattattacatgcaagcgtgtttgatttatggaccaagttttcggaccccgttccagggggcgccgtcgagcccccctgccacgccccggtaccagcttcagcccggccctaatggccgcgggttctgacccatgTGCaatgtttcaagagttttcgagcacgttaagagccccaaaagtgccccaatagtcgtaaaaaaaataataataatagtaatcctaacgaaaacaatagagccttgccttttcaaggcttgggccctaataactgaaaaataaaccatgacctctagacAGTTTGacacaaatctaaaaataaattgttGGTTTATGAGACGGCTGCAACTCTGATCATCAGGGACATAagttgatgttccactatatttttagAGTTGAACTTTATTACTGCTGGTTGAATCttcaaactgcaaatgtaggaactgaatttagactttgtcCTGAAAACAGATGTGCTTCTGAataacctatttctcaggaaaatagcaatttGTGCGTTGCGCCACTTACATataatacacccacagatagcacgcatacacccacagatagcgcgcATACACCCCCACAGATAGCGCGCATACACCCCCACAGATAGCGCGCATACACCCCCACAGATAGCGTAAACActcccacagatagcacaaacactcccacagatagcgtgcatacaccc from Xyrauchen texanus isolate HMW12.3.18 chromosome 39, RBS_HiC_50CHRs, whole genome shotgun sequence encodes:
- the LOC127632405 gene encoding ADP-ribosylation factor 4-like, giving the protein MGLAISGVFSRMFGKKQMRILMVGLDAAGKTTILYKLKLGEIVTTIPTIGFNVETVEYKNICFTVWDVGGQDKIRPLWRHYFQNTQGLVFVVDSNDRERVQEAAEELQKMLQEDELRDAVLLVFANKQDLPNAMPISEMTEKLELQTLRSRTWYVQATCATQGTGLYEGLDWLSERLSKH